The DNA window TTGTCACTTTGTCCCGTTCCTGTTATAACAGCCTTGACTGTTTCCTAAGAACTTCGGTCTTTTCAGAGAAAGTTCTGagagtttacagtttcagaggttcagtccattatcatcatggcaggaatgcatgacagcatgcaggcagacatggtgctgcagaaggagctgaggggcagcaggaagtgaccgagacacacttcttccaacaaggtcacttcTACTCCAGCAAgcctacacctcctaatagtttccctccctatgggcctatggggtcCACTTTTATTTAAATCACCTCACTAATATTACTCTCTGTCAAGTTTACAGTGGGAATGAAGCTGATCCTCTGAAAAGTAAGGGGAACTCATCTCTCAGACTTGAATAATTCTTTTAAGCTGCTGAACCACGCTCATAATGAAGTGTGGTGTTCTTTCTGTATGCAACTGCCCCAGTGCTCTGTGCTCCTGATctgttcttctcctctctctgaaCTTAGCTCTCTGAAGGAGAACAGTAATTGGGGACCACGAGGGACAGAAACAATTTACAACTGTTAGTAAGTGAGGGAATGTTGGGAAGGAGGAAATCTCATTTTGGGGGGCTTGCTGGGTACAGGTATTTGTTCCATAGTTCCATGGAGTGACAGTATACCCATATTTAATTGCTAGCGTGGAGGTTGGTTTCACagtcagggagagaagaggatAGGTATGACTGTGTGAGTTTATTGCTATTGTTTTGGCTTCTACAGGTAAAGCTAGAAATGCTACTGTGGTTTTACAAGCCTCTACCAAGATTGTGTGTAAGCAGCCAAAGTGATGTTATTTGAGAGGACCTAGGTATAGCAAAGTGTTGAGACCTCTGGGTCTTCACATCTTCAATGAGTCCTTGAACACAAAACTCTGTAACTGAGAAAGTTATCAACCTGGCAAAGCGAGGAGGCTTCTACTCAGAGTTATCCCATAAAGTTTGGACTCTAATTCCCGTTGTTAGCAGTTACTCCAActtttttaatgaatttatttatttatttatttatttattcattcattcattcattcattcattcattcatttctttatttaactGTTGGGCTGCATTGGAATACCTGACCCCAGAAGAACTGTGACTCTATGCTATTGCCCTACTGGAAAAATCCAGTTCACCTTCCGTGTGTGGTGAAGAGAAAAGGATTCAAAGGACCTGCTTATCAAATGGAACTGGTAAAATCCCATAAAAACTCTTGAATTCCCCATCACCAGCCTTTCTAGATGCAAAAGCTACATGATAATCACaataacactgagattccatctcacccaaGTAAGGATGgtgcaataaaaaaataaagaaatgataatCAATGCAGACAAGGATGTAAATACTCCTAGGTGGAACATAAACTACTTCAGCCACTATGGAGATCAATACAGAGCCTCCTCAAGACCTAATCATAGAGCTACCATATGCTTCAGCAAAACCATTGCTGGGCATGTGCCTGAGGGACTCTAAATCACTGACAGGGATAGCTGCCCATCAGTGCACATCCATGGACACATCTGTGCACACCGCAGCACTATGCACAGTAGTTCAGAGCCAGAGCCAGTGCAAAGCCTTGATGGATAAAGGATAAAGAGAATTTGGTATATTATACAGATGTAAAAAGGAATTTTACTAATTTTTAGTAAAGTGATCAAAAGTTAAATGTCATTGGCATGATGGGCAAAGAACCATCACGTGTTCTCTTGTATGAAGAATCTAGGTTTATATACAGATCAATGAGAGAGCAGAACAGGAGTATGTGGGAGAAAGGAAGACCCAGAGGGAAGGGGGGGCaactggagaagaggaggagagggggaagagatcAGCGTCACATTGTCATGGGTTCTCTCACATGCagagcgagcacacacacacacacacacacacacacacacacgcatacatgcgTACATAAAGTGAAAGCAGCAGCGTCAGTGGATCAGTAGGAAGAGGTGCAGGGAGGTTTATGAGAAATGAATAGTACACATGTGTGAAAACACAAAAGACTTATTATTAtacacttattttaaaatacttaaaagatCTTTGTGTGTTTATTACCAGTTATCTAAAACAGAATGCACAGCTATTGATCTAAATTAATTCCACCTGTATTAAGACTAAATTACTCATCATGGGACTAGACATTTTAGTAAGTAAATCTGAAAGTCagtaaattatttattcataattTATTTGTCATTATCTTGGCAGTGAATAATTTTCACAAAGATAATCTACAAACAGATTGGGCAGGGCAAACTGATTTTCACAAATCTGGGAAGCCTTCAGTGTAGGATTCTGTATCGCATCATTGGCACCAAGAAAGCAGAAATCAAATGCTACGTGAACACTATGAAGCCACCAGAACAAACAAGATGAAGGTCAGGTGCATAACTGGGCCTCAGGGGCCACCACACTGCTGACTGGAATGGAAGGTGCTAAAGCCACATTGAGAAGCAGCTGGGCCGTTTCAGGCGATGCTATAACACTGTCACCCAGCTCTCCACCTTAGGGTGGATGTTTGCAcctcatagcagccctatttatgaCAGCCTCACACAGGAAGTCACCCAAATCTGTGATGCATGGACAAGCACATTCCAGTGTGCCCCCTCAATGGTACCTATGCAGCAACAAAATGAACAGTTGACATTCACTACATGATGATTTACAAGACAATCTTGTTGAATGAAAATAGACAGATATGCAATTTCATTTGTATAATATAGGGGCACGGGCTGTTTCAAAAACCTTAATTTTTGTGAGGATCAAAtaagaaaaaatgttaaatgGAAGATGAACAATCAATATGCTGGTCAGGAATCATTCACTCTGCCCATCTGTCTCTCCTGGCAGCCTTGTGAGAATCCATGACTTTAGCTTCTCCAGCTCAGTTTTGTTGAGCTCATGGTTAAGATTCGGAAGACTGTGAAACGTTGTGCTCACTCCTAGAGATTTCAGTTTTGAGTTTGTCTCCTTGCCCCAAGCATGCAGAACTAGGTTATCTGCAGAGCCGTGACACTGGAAGAGCTCAGGGAGCATGCGGCCACCTTGCTGAAGGTCCTAAAGGAAGATGTGAGACAGCCCAGTTAGGCAGTCAATCGGAGAAGACCATGCCTAGTTCACCACAGCTCCCGTATGTAGAGGAAGCGGGTGTGGAGGTGGTACAGAGCGAGGTGTGTGCCGAGGTGTGTGTTTATGCCAGTGAGCAGGCCTCTGTGAgggatgtgtgggtgtgtgctcaGTGTTTCCACCACTGAGGACTCTTCAAAGGCCAGTGAAGCATTCCCTCAAGAACTGGATGGAAATGCAAGGACAGACTTCTTCGTGGGGAGACTAAGAGGAAGAAGTACAGAGCTGAGGCATAATTGAAGAGAAAAGCCACATTCTACTTCCCTGTTCAACTTCTGGTCATGAAGCTGTTACACCAAAGTGCTAGCTTTACAATTGATTTTTGAGTAGACTCATAACAAGCCAGTCCGACTATTGTCTTCTACATTCTTGTTTGGTATAAAGGATTCATATAGTACTAAGCATACCCTTCGTCTCTAACTGCCCTTTTCATGGGGTACTTGCTGAACACAGAGGCCTCCTGGACTCGGCATGAATTCCAGGAACTATTAATCTGTATCAAGTAGGCACCACATTTTATTGCTTAATTATCAACTCAATTTTAGTTTCATTGTGCTTATGTTTCATGTCACATTTGCTTATTTGTTATTTAAATCTGGAACTTACCTGGTAAACAACAGATGCTTTATTCAGAAAACCAGAAAGAACAAATACTCCTGCCACATCTGGGTGACTTCTGTATGCTAAATGCATCGCCATGCAGCCTCCCATAGAAAATCCCCCTACAGGAAGAAGCAACGCACGTGCTTATTAGAAGACGAGGAGCACACACGTGGTCCCAAGGTACTTCACAATCAAACAGGTCACTACCAATCGTTCACAAGCATTTTAAAGACTCTGGAGATATGAAGGAGATATACTCCTAAAAAGAACGTCAGTTGCCATCTTAggctgaagagacaccatggccactgCAAATCCtataaaagaaagcttttaattgGGGTTTGTTTACAGTTTCACAGGGTtggtccgttatcatcaaggtgggcatcatggtggcaggcaggcaaacatggtgttggagaggaagctgagagctgCACTCTGATCCTCAAGTGAAGAGATGGGGACAGGGTGTGGGGGAGCATGCCTGGGCCTGGAGTAGACACTTGAGACCTCAAATtccaccaccagcccagggagacAGTTCTTCCAACAAGGGCATCTACTTCTACTTATCCTTTCACCCAGtcccactccctggtgactaagcctTCAGAGTCATGCTTCTCTTGCCTTAGTCTTCTTAAGTGCAGAATACTGCACTAGTGACTAGAACTAGGCAAATCAAGACACATAGAGACCTATGTGTCTCCTAATCTTCAGTCTACTGCCCTACTTCACATAATAAAGTGAGATCTGAAACCCATCAGAAACCATCATGTAGTAATTTATAAGATAATCCCTCTCTACATCAAGAAGCCTGAGGCCTGAGGAAACAGGTACTTTAGTAAAAggaacttttatttgcctgaagCAACTGTTGTCTCTGAGGCTTACAGCCTCTTTCTGCTAACCTAgccctagtcttggaagcttctagcttctATACAATCTTAGTTAGGCTTAGAATGCTTTCAGTCTCTGAGAATTACTGCGGAATAATTTCaccctttcttgttttttctgatCTCAGCCGGtctggttcaaactcctctctaagctggtctactcaatctggcttctctttggcctctgactttttgctttgcttggctaccaactaactctggcaatccaTTTTCATCTTCTAGCTCCTTCTGTCTTCACTtgtgtctagtttgttctctctctacTGGTCTCTACAACTCTCTTAGTAAAActgcctcttcccctctctgtatTATCCCTTAAGTagagtagcttccctttcctttcttgtcttgtgagagttgggcatatcctattctgtcaaatctttctctggttcgtcactttgtctgccacacaattagacatcacttttaaacatagtggttccttctacaaactaactttaccttcattgtttgtgattaaaggtgtatgctaagggctgagccacccATAAACAGAAACAAGTTTTTTCCAGTTCACAGTCTTGGAGTTCACAATATAATCAAACATCCTATAGCAAAGGTTGCCTGCTTAAAGGTATGTCCTTAATTTTAGGTATAAAGACTTCTGGGATGCAGATCACTGTGACAGAGCCAATATACGTTCACTTAGCctttgaatattttcttcctcTGGGAAAGGCAACTGCTATTAATTAGGCTAGCAGATTGCAAGTTTTAGATTTGTCCTAAAAGGCACAATTTGTAAATAATAATGCATGATAAGAACGAGTATTATGCCTATAATTTTATTTCTCCAGAGAAAAATGACAGGGGCTCACTGGTAGCACTACAATCTAGAGGTTTAGTGACTAGACCAATGTGGACAAGAGACCCCTTAAAGGATGATAGACCCAGCAGCCTCCTCAGATACAAGACAACAAAGGAAGTTTCTGGAACAGCTTAGTGCAGGAAGAGGGAATGTGCATATCTTAAGACACTTAAATGTAGCTTGTCTCTACCTTGTGAGTCTTCCCAGATGGAAGAGCTGGTGGACTATAGCTATGTGTCTGTACAATGGCGCATCGTCCATGTGTCTGCTTTGGACATATAGAACTCGGTACAGACAAGATCAGCATCTCCAGCAGttgaacatgcatgtgtgcagagtAGAATCTCAGACTTACTATTTCATATGGCTTTTCTGTGGTTCTAAgcttcagacttctttcttttgAAGTCTCTATGCAGTAGCTACATAGTAGCTAAGCAAAATTCTCATTTTTCATTTGCTGAAAACACACTAGTTTGCTGAGGGTTACAAACCTCAAAAGGAAGAGGCAGCTCTTTCTTCAAGTGTCAGAAACTGAACTGGCTGAATGTTTACAACCCATTGAGTGGTATCTCTATTCTCCTTTGCATATACTCCTTAACTAGTTTCTCTTTAACCACCCAGCCCAGTATAGTGCCTGGCACATGATGTCTACTGAATACTTAAGTCAGTATAACCAAGTCCACATTGGGTGGTATTCCTCTATATTGCCAGCACAGAGGACATGAAGGCAGGataatcaggagttcaaggtcaatctaggCTATATGAGATCTGACtcagaaccaaccaaccaaccaaccaaccaaaatatGACAATTTAATATCTTAGAAATTGATATGTTAGCAATAATGTATACACTTCTCTTAATATTTTCCTAACTTAAAAGTTAGattagatacaatttgcaaaacataagaaaatcaagaagaaggaagaccaatgtgtggatacttcattcctccttagactagggaacaaaatacccatggaaggagttacagagacaaaatttggagctaagatgaaaggatggaccatccagagactaccccacctggggatccatcccataatcagccaccaaacctagacactattgcatatgccagcaagattttgctgaaaggaccctgatatagctatctcatgtgaggctatgccaatgcgtggcaaatacagaagtagatgctcacatttatctattggatggaacacagggcccccagtggaggagctagaaaaagtacccaaagagctgaaggggtctgcaaccctataggtggaacaacaatatgaactaaccagtacacccagagctcatgtctctagttgcatatgtagcagaagatggcctagtcggccatcattgggaagagaggatccttggtcttgcaaacttcatatgtcccagtacaggggaacgccagggccaagaagtgggagtgggtgggtaggggatcagggcagggggaggatatagggaacttttgcgGTAGCATTTgatatgcaaataaagaaaatatctgataagaaAAGGTAGATTAGAATGAGGATTAGATTGAAAATATGGGAACCTTACTTTTAGTTTGCCCGAGACAAATCCTACCTAAATGTCTGAATAAATTCATTAAAATCTAGGACTTACTTTCCAGGAAAACTGGAGGGCTAGAGTTGATAGCCTTAGCAATTTCGATCAGGTTTCTAAACAGCATATGTGGTAGGTAGGCACTAAAACTTGAGTCTTCAAAAGCTTTCAAAGTTTACATTTCTCATAACTATACAAATCCATTCTTCGCAGGGGAGTAAGAATCAGTGTCTCAGGAGGGAATTACAGCTACTCTGCCCTCATGCTTGATGCTGGGAATACTCACTCTTCTAGCTCTTCTTTTGTCTCTTAGCCAGTTATATACATTGTAAAGGCAAACACACTGTGAACCACAAGGGATATCTCTAAAAGGGATtctgtggtgtgagtgtgtgtgtgtgtgtgtgtgtgtgtgtgtgtgtgtaggggtcaagaagagagacacacatagatgtacacagagagagagaaatagggaggcacatacacacacacacacacacacacacagagagagagagagataacacagaaacaggaaggtgtgtgtaagtgtacactcacacacggggggtggggggaggacacAAGGctcaggagaagaagaaaggaggcagGCCATCACACTGACACAGTGGTAATTCAGTCATAGCTGGATGTTTAACAGTTCCTCTCTAGCAGGGTAATACTCTTTCACAGGAGGAATCATAATAAATCATACTAGAAACCGTTCCTAGCATTTAATTTCTTGCTGGAATTTATTAAGTGGAtctttattaaacataaaattCAAATGCCAGACATTGTGCACACGGCCGCTTCTGCTACTGACACTTTAATAAGGTCTTCGGGAGAGAGCATAAGGAGCTAGCATTCACTGGAGAAGAAAGATCTCCCTATGCTTGGAACAGGGCTGGGCACAGCAGGAGTGTCATAAATATTCACTGGATAAATGAAGTTAATGTAAACTAAAGTTTGAAAAAGATACTTCTGCAAGGAGGCAAATTTATTGTCAGGAAATGTCATTTTCTGGCAATTTAATTTGATATGATAATAAAGCTTTTACAAATATGTGCATGGTTGAAGCTAGGAATGGTGGTGCTCAGGTGGAACAGAAGCTCtcaggaggagaaggcaggggaACTGTGAGCTTCACAGCAACTCGAACAACAATGctcacaaaaggaaaggaaatctggAGTGGGGGATAAtgattggactgtaaaaaaaaaaagattaaagataaaaaaatttttaaagagacagagagagacagagagagacagacagagagagaaagagagagagagagagagagagagagagagagagagagagagagagagagagagagactcggTCCTGGACCACTAGAAAAATCTCATTGCATATGTCTGATCTGAAGCGCTCTTCTGTCCTGAGTTGGATATTTGGGACCTCAGCTGTTGCAGTGAGCAATTCCACAATGAGCATTATGGGTTATGTGCAAACATGGCAGTGACTTAAGAAGGATCTGTCTGCTGTCGATATACACCAAGGCTACACAGCTATTCTTCTCTGAGAAACTCAAGTCCTTGAACTACATTTCCCCACACACTGTACATGATCATTTCAAGGACAGCTAGTGTGATGAGGAAACCAAATTTTTGTGTTTAATCATTAAGTAGCTTAAATTTGAACTTAGAGAGCCACGGTCACTGGTGGCAGCTGGACTCCAACAAGGAAGAACCATAccagagaaaacaatttttttaaaatccaactCATTAATTCATGAAAAGATAGTCTTGAGTCTAAGATAAAGatcataaaaataaagtataataaagcaaacaaataggccaaaatatgttttaaagtgACTATAAAACCATAAAACTTTACACATTAGGCACTTTTGACAGTTCATTTTTAATAAGTAGGAAATCTAGTGAGTTTATGTGGCTTCAGTGTCCTTTGATAAGACTagcctgagaaagaaaaaaaagaacaagagagagggcagaggtggggtgggacaagaggagagaagaaaaagaaaagaaagcacaaaaGGTTTCTCTACACTTTTATCCCATGTTTCTATATCTATCTCACAACGGAGAACATATTTCTATATCTCACAATGGAGAACATATTTCTATATCTCACAATGGAGAACATATTTCTATATCACACAACGGAGAACGTGTTTCTATCTCACAATGGAGAACGTGTTTCTATATCTCACAATGGAGAACATATTTCTATATCTCACAATGGAGAACACATTTCTATATCACACAACGGAGAACGTGTTTCTATCTCACAATGGAGAACGTGTTTCTATATCTCACAATGGAGAACATATTTCTATATCTCACAATGGAGAACATATTTCTATATCTCACAATGGAGAACGTGTTTCTATATCTCACAATGGAGAACATATTTCTATATCTCACAATGGAGAACATATTTCTATATCACACAACGGAGAACGTGTTTCTATCTCACAATGGAGAACGTGTTTCTATATCTCACAATGGAGAACATATTTCTATATCTCACAATGGAGAACGTGTTTCTATATCTCACAATGGAGAACATATTTCTATATCTCACAATGGAGAACATATTTCTATATATCACAACGGAGAGCGTGTTTCTATTTCTCACAATGGAGAACGTGTGCAGATTGAAAAGTCCCTAACCCATTTACAGTCCAGTGAGGTCATCATAGTTCCCTACTTGCTGGCTTTGACAACACTGTCACCTTTAGCATGGGGCACTGTGAAAAGGAACTTTGTATATTTTctctcaaagaagaaactgaacaCAAAGGACCAGTCATTTGAGTCAATTTTCCATCTAGGAGTCTAAGTTCCAGCCTACAATATGCTATTCAGTAGGTAAATAGAAAATAGTAAATTCATTGTAGGTAATGGTTATAGTGGGCATTTATAGTTGCTGGTGAAGTATTTAAAGTACTAAGAGGTAACAATTTAACATATATTTAAGATTAACAAGTTGAATaaaacatgttaaaaataataaacttggCTTTATAAACTCTTTgtataaaattaaacagaaacaatCTATAAAAGACTCTATACTGGGAAAATTAACATGTTCTATCTCAAAGCAAATTCCTAAGGACAAAACAATGAAGTTTGCTATCAAGGGAACAGATTTTTGTTTAAGGTAATAAAAATCCCAGTCCCTCTATTTCATTTACATGGCACTCTAGAATTCTTTGAATGTCAGGAAAGGCTCAAACGTTCTGGGAACAGACACCTCACAGTTACTGTGTCTATTTCTGCATTTCATCCTACAAAGCTTGCAAGTTATGATATTTCCACTCTTCCACAGACAAGTGCTAGGACAACAGTCCCAACCAAGCCTTTAAAGGCCTGGTAAGTGTTGCTAAAGGAATCCTGAGTTGTTTTTAATTAGCAAAAATACATCTATTTGCACTTGTATAGCATGAACAATATTATCATTCAATATGTTTGCCCCAGGGAGGGCTTGGGGGTTCAGAAAATTGTGTTGCTAAGCTGCATCCTGTGGATTCCAGATGCCCCTGTTATAATTCAATTTAAAATCCTATATttttcccagcactcgggaggcggaggcaggtggatttctgagttccaggccagcctggtctacaaagtgagttccaggacagtgtgggctatacagagaaaccctgtctcgaaaacaaacaaacaaacaaaaaaatcctataTTTTAAATCCTATTATAATGTTAACATAGTAATTACAATTCACTCTGCAATGTGCTTCCTCCATAGATAAAGCAAATAAAGGAAACCAATACTGAGATTCTTAGTACCCAGTaggttttcaatttttattttaacagtTGAACGCCCTCCACATTGTACCCTGCTTTATCTCCTGTGGATCCATAACATGAGGAGTCTTTGTGTGGGATTATGAAACCTATGAAAGTTAAGATCTAATTTCATAATTTGATGAATACTTGTTGAGTGACTTCTATGTATAGATGGTGAATTTAATGGCTTCATAATATGCAGTTTTATGACTGGACCATAATTATTTCACTGTGCCATTCATGATGAGTATATAGATCACCCATGTGACATACATGTGGTCCTGTAAGTACATTCTCCACCATACTGTAAAATTTTGATCATACACTTATAGAATCACAATTCTGGTAAGAGTCGGGTTCTATACATCCTGGATCAAAATTGAACCTAAATTATAATATGTTCTCTTAAAAAGTTATCACCACCTAGTGGCCACAAACAGATTCTAATCATGGTAGAAAGTTCTTGACTAAATTAAGGGGCTTGGGTTCTAGGCTCCCTCTGTGCTGCTCATAATCTCTGAATTTTTATCCCCTCACTGGTGGAATGAACACAACTATACCCTAATCTCCTCACTGCAAGGCTCAAGCTGGACAGCTGCATATGGGAGAAAGGCTTATGAATATTTTCCATACAAACAGGAGTGGTGTATGATGGCTGCTATGTGCTAAGCTGAAGAGTTACCATCATCTCTTGATTGCCCAGCATAACAGGGCACACTGGAGCCTCTCACTCTCCATTTTGATTTCtcttcttaaataaaaatatacagaagTCCATGACGGAAGCCCGAGAGGTATGGCCTGGCTATGAAATGTGCTTCTATTTTACACATGGCACTCACAGTGAATGAGCAAGAACCCCAGAAGGCAGGCTGCTCTCCTGCAGTATAGGAGGTAGAGCTGCTCCTGCTGAACACATCTGGTCAACCTTCAGAAAGTAACTGGAAAGTTCATAATTGTATGCTTGTGTTTCTTCTAAGTTTTATCATAACCTTTATAGACTCCTGTGATTATAgatatgttaaaaacaaacaaactatacaCTGTTTTACATTCTCATTTCAAATGATGAGGATTAGTGAATATCTCCAGAGACAATTCCTGTACTGGCTTACCTGTGTATCAGATGTGTGCCCCCAGCAAAGCTTTACCTACCTTTTCCTTTACAGCAGAAGCTTATTAATGTTGCCTGTTAAGACAGTAATGCATGCCCTTTGCATAAAACTTGGAAAATGAAATCTTCATAGCCTGTTCCACAGTCGGCTGTAACCTTCTTTGGAACCATTATGTCTCTGTCTTTTCAATGTCATGGTGTCAGTTCATTGGTCCATGAATCTCCTTATCTGGTTATATCCTTCCTGATGTCCTAGAAACCTGCACTTGTCATCTCCACACTGTGGTTGGCATCCCTCTGTAGTGAACACCCCATCAAGCTGACATCTCTCTGTGTGAACATCACATCATGGTTGACATCCCTCTGTAGTGAATACCCCATCATGGCTGACATCCCTCTGCAGTCAGCATTCCATCATATCACCTGTTCTCTGTGTATCACTTGGTGACGCTAAGTCCTGGGATGCATGCCGCACTGTTTCTTGGGAATGGAACAGGTTTCTCCCTTGTTTACCAAATCCTTTCCATGCTTTAAGATAAGACAGAAGGTTATTTTTCTAGGAAGAagatgttcttaaccactaagatcTATTTTTGCCTCCATACTACCTGCCCCACATCTTCCACTCATTTCTCAAACAATACTTCTGCATTAGAGTGTTTGACTTCAGTCTAACCCATTAGAGTTTCTGAGAAAGGTTACTACTCTAacacttacatttttattaacaACTTGGGCATAAAAAGTCTAAATACCATTCCAATACAAGATCGACGACTCCCAAGGAGAGGTAGCAGATCACATACAATATAAGGACCTGCTTTTAGCTAAGTTCAACACAATAAAATGTCATCAATCAAAATGACACAAGGAAAGGATGGGCCTTTCCTTATCTGCATCAGATCTCAAACAGTATTCTTTACAAAGTGTCAAAG is part of the Mus musculus strain C57BL/6J chromosome 1, GRCm38.p6 C57BL/6J genome and encodes:
- the Lyplal1 gene encoding lysophospholipase-like protein 1 isoform X1 codes for the protein MDCPEHLESIDSMCQVLSGLVDEEVKTGIQKSRILIGGFSMGGCMAMHLAYRSHPDVAGVFVLSGFLNKASVVYQDLQQGGRMLPELFQCHGSADNLVLHAWGKETNSKLKSLGVSTTFHSLPNLNHELNKTELEKLKSWILTRLPGETDGQSE